From Pyrenophora tritici-repentis strain M4 chromosome 1, whole genome shotgun sequence, the proteins below share one genomic window:
- a CDS encoding ThrC, Threonine synthase: MSSHTASQRYLSTRGGSYDFSFEDVVLKGLASDGGLFIPEEIPTLPDDWASKWKDLSFEDLAFEIFSLYISSSEIPSADLKDIIHRSYSTFRAKDVAPTVPLDPKKNIHLLELFHGPTFAFKDVALQFLGNLFEYFLVRKNEGKTGRDREHLTVIGATSGDTGSAAIYGLRGKKDVSVFIMFPHGKVSPIQEAQMTTVMDANVHNLAVDGTFDDCQDFLKELFADPDINGTHRLAAVNSINWARILAQITYYFYSYFSLVKSESFLPASAVRFVVPTGNFGDILAGFFAKRMGLPVEKLVIATNANDILQRFWESGKYEKHAVHGAQAEGGIPEDGAKAHASGVKETLSPAMDVLVASNFERLLWFLSYDVYSSNSDAVSQRRSQAGDHVRNWLNDLKSKGGFSVDKQILEAAQADFVSYRVSDEETIDTIKYVFNAESSKSYVLDPHSAIGIAATLRSVEVAKPPPTHHIALATAHPAKFANAVELALPEHKEYFHEKVLPVEFKGLEDKPRRVSHVKKSEGFEGIRKVVVAEVEAERQAAENGA; this comes from the exons ATGTCTTCGCACACAGCATCGCAACGGTACCTGAGTACCCGGGGAGGATCTTATGAT TTCTCTTTCGAAGACGTTGTTCTTAAGGGCCTGGCGTCAGACGGCGGCCTCTTCATCCCCGAAGAAATCCCTACGCTGCCTGACGACTGGGCGTCCAAGTGGAAAGACCTCTCGTTCGAAGACCTCGCATTCGAAATCTTCTCCCTCTACATCTCATCGTCCGAGATCCCCTCCGCAGACCTCAAAGACATCATTCATCGCAGTTACTCCACATTCCGCGCCAAGGACGTTGCGCCCACCGTTCCGCTCGACCCGAAGAAGAACATACACTTGCTAGAGTTGTTCCACGGACCAACATTCGCTTTCAAGGATGTCGCGTTGCAATTCTTGGGTAACCTGTTCGAGTACTTTCTCGTCCGCAAGAATGAGGGCAAGACCGGACGAGACAGGGAGCATCTGACCGTCATCGGCGCAACAAGTGGTGACACCGGCTCAGCAGCCATCTACGGTCTACGTGGGAAGAAGGATGTGTCTGTCTTTATCATGTTCCCGCATGGCAAGGTCAGCCCGATCCAGGAGGCGCAGATGACGACGGTCATGGATGCCAATGTGCACAACTTGGCCGTGGACGGCACATTCGACGATTGCCAG GACTTTTTAAAAGAACTCTTTGCCGACCCAGACATCAACGGGACGCACCGTCTCGCCGCCGTAAACTCCATCAACTGGGCGCGTATCCTTGCGCAGATCACATACTATTTCTACTCCTACTTCAGCCTCGTCAAGAGCGAGTCTTTCCTCCCAGCCTCCGCTGTTCGCTTCGTCGTACCTACGGGAAACTTCGGCGATATTCTTGCCGGCTTCTTTGCAAAGCGCATGGGCCTGCCGGTTGAGAAGCTGGTCATAGCCACAAACGCAAACGACATTCTGCAACGCTTCTGGGAATCCGGCAAGTACGAGAAGCACGCTGTGCACGGTGCGCAAGCTGAAGGCGGGATTCCCGAAGATGGTGCCAAGGCACACGCGAGCGGAGTCAAGGAAACGTTGAGTCCGGCAATGGACGTTCTTGTGGCGTCCAATTTTGAAAGACTGCTCTGGTTCCTGTCGTACGATGTATACAGCTCAAACTCTGACGCAGTATCACAACGAAGGAGTCAGGCGGGTGACCACGTACGGAATTGGCTCAACGACTTAAAGTCAAAGGGCGGCTTTTCGGTCGATAAGCAGATTCTGGAAGCAGCACAGGCCGACTTTGTATCGTATCGTGTCAGCGACGAGGAGACCATCGACACCATCAAGTACGTGTTCAACGCAGAGTCATCAAAGAGCTACGTCCTGGACCCCCACTCTGCCATTGGCATTGCAGCAACGCTTCGTTCAGTTGAGGTAGCGAAGCCTCCACCTACACATCATATCGCGCTTGCGACGGCACACCCAGCCAAGTTTGCGAATGCGGTAGAACTCGCACTCCCAGAGCACAAGGAGTACTTCCATGAGAAGGTCTTGCCTGTTGAGTTCAAGGGACTCGAGGACAAGCCACGTAGAGTAAGCCACGTCAAGAAGTCGGAAGGCTTTGAAGGCATACGCAAGGTTGTTGTTGCGGAAGTAGAAGCAGAACGACAAGCCGCGGAAAATGGTGCATAG
- a CDS encoding Leo1 domain containing protein, with amino-acid sequence MSDAGLDPALSDDDVNGQATTAGEADEGTPLNTVEENGLDDDDLFGDGDVADDAPAEESRKLDDAELDSGDDEGRTDRVRAPEALEETEQQTFAYMDADLARHAIPEPTDNELYLLKVPRFLSFEDKAFDHKTFQPPTTDHHSKVSASEHFSAYHTAMTTVRWRRSPSNNALLQSNARILRWSDGSLTLQLASDPTVQYDIDATTLAPPQINPKIPTPTAIKEDKNGAKKSSKKESYTYLVAPYEEANVMRVTNKLTAHLSVVPAANTKDAALEKLQNDLAKVASKGRDEADQAISFINVDEDPELRRQREEATFKEKQRQLRAREKHEARQAERANRTMGRTGGRGAGGLDIDGLEDRPARKQQAKKGGLRRDWSDDEDYGDEGIRASPKRGRGGAAAAADDDDDDDVVVSRTKRRRVVDDDEDEE; translated from the exons ATGTCTGACGCGGGACTCGACCCAGCACTTTCTGATGACGATGTCAATGGCCAGGCGACAACTGCTGGGGAGGCCGATGAGGGCACGCCGCTGAACACAGTCGAAGAGAATGGcctcgacgacgacgatctCTTTGGCGACGGCGACGTAGCAGACGATGCGCCCGC TGAGGAGAGCCGCAAGCTAGACGATGCCGAGCTTGATTCGGGCGACGATGAGGGACGGACAGACCGTGTCAGAGCACCAGAAGCTCTGGAGGAGACTGAGCAGCAGACGTTTGCGTATATGGACGCAGACCTCGCGCGACATGCCATTCCCGAGCCCACCGACAACGAGCTCTATCTGCTCAAAGTCCCGCGCTTTCTCTCATTCGAAGACAAGGCGTTTGATCACAAGACATTCCAACCGCCCACCACCGACCACCACTCCAAGGTTTCTGCCTCCGAACACTTCTCCGCCTATCACACTGCCATGACTACTGTCCGATGGCGGCGCTCGCCCTCTAACAATGCCCTTTTGCAGTCCAACGCGCGCATTCTGAGGTGGTCAGACGGCTCCCTTACTCTCCAACTTGCGAGCGACCCAACCGTCCAATACGACATTGACGCAACCACCTTAGCCCCGCCGCAGATTAACCCGAAGATACCTACGCCGACGGCTATCAAAGAGGACAAGAACGGTGCCAAGAAGAGTTCCAAGAAGGAGAGCTACACATACCTGGTCGCGCCATATGAGGAAGCAAACGTCATGCGTGTTACTAACAAGCTTACCGCACATCTCAGCGTTGTACCCGCCGCGAACACAAAAGACGCCGCCCTGGAAAAGTTACAGAATGACCTTGCCAAGGTTGCGTCAAAGGGCCGCGACGAGGCCGACCAAGCCATATCCTTCATCAACGTGGACGAGGACCCAGAGCTCCGCCGCCAGCGCGAAGAAGCCACATTCAAAGAGAAGCAGCGACAACTGCGCGCCCGCGAGAAGCACGAAGCGCGCCAGGCCGAACGTGCAAATCGCACCATGGGTCGAACGGGCGGTCGCGGCGCAGGTGGTCTCGATATCGATGGACTGGAAGACCGTCCAGCCCGAAAACAACAAGCAAAGAAGGGAGGCTTACGGCGTGATTGGAGCGATGACGAAGACTACGGTG ATGAAGGCATCAGGGCCAGTCCGAAGAGGGGAAGGGGCGgtgcagcagcagcagcagacgatgacgacgatgacgacgttgtgGTCAGTCGTACGAAGCGGAGACGTGTGGttgacgacgacgaagatgaAGAGTAG
- a CDS encoding MmsB, 3-hydroxyisobutyrate dehydrogenase and related beta-hydroxyacid dehydrogenase gives MSLPKELRLGWIGLGSMGLAMATNMQNYITQQILPPLKYWNRTLSRGDTLKVNGAVPSSSIVDLFQQCDIIFISVSDDTVLQSIVTTLLASNPTLDGKIILDTTTVHPSTSSSIVQQLSKVKVTYLSSPVFGATPLAVSGNLLIAIAGPPTAIDLVSPFLTGVIARSVIRVGPEPSQALLLKTTSNLITAGLMMLLSEAHTLAARTGLPAAVLEDLVAQNFGDYALGVSKRLTGGAYYPPKGEVPTSRLELGIKDVGHGVGIAREQGMRLGIGEMYLEAAEEARKYGEDKGRRCDSSSVFGVVRRRAGLEFATDMVKERDGDAKSEKK, from the exons ATGAGTTTGCCCAAAGAACTACGACTAGGATGGATTGGTCTGGGATCAATGGGTCTCGCAATGGCAACCAACATGCAAAACTACATAACCCAACAAATCCTCCCACCCCTAAAATACTGGAACCGCACTCTCTCTCGGGGCGACACGCTAAAAGTCAACGGTGCCGTCCCAAGTTCCTCTATCGTGGATTTATTTCAACAGTGCGATATAATCTTCATCTCT GTCAGCGACGACACCGTCCTCCAATCCATAGTAACCACACTCCTCGCCAGCAACCCTACTCTGGATGGCAAAATAATCCTAGACACCACCACCGTCCACCCGTCCACCTCATCATCCATAGTCCAGCAACTTTCAAAAGTAAAAGTAACATACCTCTCCTCCCCCGTCTTCGGGGCCACACCCCTTGCCGTATCCGGAAACCTCCTCATCGCCATCGCAGGTCCACCTACCGCCATTGACCTCGTCTCCCCCTTCCTAACCGGCGTGATAGCGCGCAGCGTAATACGAGTTGGCCCAGAGCCCTCACAAGCCCTACTGCTGAAAACAACGAGTAACTTGATTACCGCAGGTCTGATGATGTTGCTCAGTGAAGCGCATACATTGGCTGCTAGAACAGGGCTGCCGGCTGCGGTGCTGGAGGATCTTGTGGCGCAGAATTTCGGAGACTATGCGCTGGGTGTTAGTAAGAGGCTTACGGGTGGTGCGTATTATCCGCCCAAGGGAGAAGTGCCGACGTCGAGATTAGAGCTGGGAATTAAGGATGTAGGACATGGGGTGGGGATTGCGAGGGAGCAAGGGATGAGGTTGGGGATTGGGGAGATGTATCTTGAGGCAGCGGAGGAGGCTAGGAAGTATGGGGAAGACAAGGGCAGACGGTGTGATAGTAGTAGTGTATTCGGTGTTGTGAGGAGGAGGGCTGGATTGGAGTTTGCAACGGATATGGTCAAGGAACGGGATGGGGATGCGAAGAGTGAGAAAAAGTAA